A genomic region of Leptidea sinapis chromosome 46, ilLepSina1.1, whole genome shotgun sequence contains the following coding sequences:
- the LOC126977835 gene encoding ceramide transfer protein isoform X2, giving the protein MKFKIFRRASRPRQSEEGPHSTLPDDEFYDAVETGFDKMEEERCARVCSPAEVTRDEVELPPRAIDNRLTVHPLWPEIDRISTEQIQAAFEGVGGEIGWQLFAEEGDMRMYRREMEVDGMVTDPLKAMHKVRGVSAREMCHYFFNPRYRYEWETTLETMTIVDAVSSDTIVFHQTFKRIWPASQRDALFWSHVRAAPQHTYAVTNHSTTDAQYPANTGACIRLFVTVCLACRSTYPENEAPTRDNITTSIAYCSTVNPGGWAPAGVLRAVYKREYPKFLKRFTNYVVEQCRDKPLVI; this is encoded by the exons GAGGGGCCACATTCGACGCTGCCGGACGACGAGTTCTACGATGCAGTGGAGACCGGCTTTGACAAAATGGAGGAGGAGAGATGCGCCCGGGTATGCTCACCCGCCGAGGTCACGCGGGACGAGGTGGAGCTGCCGCCACGTGCCATAGACAACAGACTCACCGTTCACCCGCTCTGGCCAGAG ATCGACAGGATATCAACAGAGCAGATCCAGGCCGCCTTTGAAGGTGTGGGCGGTGAGATTGGATGGCAGCTGTTTGCTGAAGAGGGAGATATGAGGATGTACAGACG AGAGATGGAAGTAGACGGAATGGTTACGGACCCGCTGAAGGCGATGCACAAGGTTCGAGGGGTGTCCGCTCGGGAGATGTGCCATTACTTCTTCAACCCCAGATACCGATACGAGTGGGAAA CGACACTGGAGACGATGACTATCGTGGACGCGGTGTCGTCCGACACCATCGTGTTCCACCAAACGTTCAAGCGTATCTGGCCGGCGTCGCAGCGGGACGCGCTCTTCTGGTCGCACGTGCGAGCGGCGCCGCAACATACGTACGCGGTCACTAACCATTCCACCACGGACGCTCAGTACCCG GCCAATACTGGTGCGTGTATTCGCCTGTTTGTAACGGTATGTCTGGCCTGCCGGTCCACGTACCCTGAAAACGAGGCTCCCACCAGAGACAACATCACCACTAGCATCGCGTACTGCAGTACag taaatcCCGGGGGCTGGGCGCCCGCCGGGGTACTCCGTGCAGTCTACAAGCGGGAATATCCGAAGTTCCTGAAACGTTTCACCAACTACGTGGTGGAACAATGCCGGGATAAGCCGCTGGTCATCTAG